In one Myotis daubentonii chromosome 1, mMyoDau2.1, whole genome shotgun sequence genomic region, the following are encoded:
- the NAA30 gene encoding N-alpha-acetyltransferase 30 isoform X1, translating to MAEVPPGPSSLLPPPAPPASAAAEPRCPFPAGAALACCSEDEEDDEEHEGGGGGGGRSRAGGEATAAAKGHPCLRCPQPPQEQQQLNGLISPELRHLRAAASLKSKVFNAAEAATTTATPDGGPRATATKGAGVRSGESPPRCLPSHARTALPGPAEAAAARNGLAEGAEQEQEEEEDEQVRLLSSSLTAGCSLRSPSSREAEPGEDRTIRYVRYESELQMPDIMRLITKDLSEPYSIYTYRYFIHNWPQLCFLAVVGEECVGAIVCKLDMHKKMFRRGYIAMLAVDSKYRRNGIGTNLVKKAIYAMVEGDCDEVVLETEITNKSALKLYENLGFVRDKRLFRYYLNGVDALRLKLWLR from the exons ATGGCGGAGGTACCGCCTGGGCCTagcagcctcctcccacccccggcACCTCCGGCCTCGGCGGCGGCTGAGCCCCGCTGTCCCTTCCCGGCGGGGGCCGCCCTCGCCTGCTGCAGCGAGGACGAGGAGGACGACGAGGAGCAcgaaggcggcggcggcggcggcggcaggagTCGGGCGGGCGGCGAGGCGACGGCGGCGGCCAAGGGGCATCCGTGCCTCCGGTGCCCTCAGCCGccgcaggagcagcagcagctcaaCGGATTGATCAGCCCCGAACTGCGGCACCTCCGGGCGGCCGCCTCGCTCAAGAGCAAGGTTTTCAACGCGGCCGAGGCGGCCACGACCACGGCCACCCCCGACGGGGGCCCCAGAGCGACTGCCACAAAAGGAGCCGGGGTCCGCTCGGGCGAGAGCCCCCCGCGCTGCCTCCCCAGCCACGCCAGAACTGCGCTCCCGGGCCCCGCGGAGGCCGCGGCGGCCCGCAATGGACTGGCGGAGGGCGccgagcaggagcaggaggaggaggaggacgagcaGGTGCGGCTGCTGTCTTCCTCCCTGACCGCCGGCTGCAGTTTGAGGAGCCCCTCCAGCCGGGAGGCGGAGCCCGGGGAGGATCGGACGATACGTTATGTCCGATATGAATCCGAGCTGCAAATGCCCGATATCATGAGACTGATCACCAAAGATCTGTCCGAACCCTACTCCATTTATACCTATAGATATTTTATCCACAACTGGCCACAGCTGTGTTTCTTG gCCGTGGTAGGGGAGGAGTGTGTAGGTGCCATCGTTTGCAAGTTGGACATGCACAAAAAGATGTTCCGCAGAGGTTATATAGCCATGTTAGCCGTGGATTCCAAATACAGGAGAAATGGCATTG GTACTAACTTGGTTAAGAAAGCTATATATGCCATGGTTGAAGGAGACTGTGATGAG gTTGTTTTGGAAACAGAAATAACGAATAAGTCTGCTTTGAAACTTTATGAGAATCTTGGTTTTGTTCGAGATAAGAGGCTGTTCAGATACTATTTAAATGGAGTTGATGCACTGCGACTTAAATTGTGGCTGCGTTGA
- the NAA30 gene encoding N-alpha-acetyltransferase 30 isoform X2: MAEVPPGPSSLLPPPAPPASAAAEPRCPFPAGAALACCSEDEEDDEEHEGGGGGGGRSRAGGEATAAAKGHPCLRCPQPPQEQQQLNGLISPELRHLRAAASLKSKVFNAAEAATTTATPDGGPRATATKGAGVRSGESPPRCLPSHARTALPGPAEAAAARNGLAEGAEQEQEEEEDEQVRLLSSSLTAGCSLRSPSSREAEPGEDRTIRYVRYESELQMPDIMRLITKDLSEPYSIYTYRYFIHNWPQLCFLAVVGEECVGAIVCKLDMHKKMFRRGYIAMLAVDSKYRRNGIDLYSRY, encoded by the exons ATGGCGGAGGTACCGCCTGGGCCTagcagcctcctcccacccccggcACCTCCGGCCTCGGCGGCGGCTGAGCCCCGCTGTCCCTTCCCGGCGGGGGCCGCCCTCGCCTGCTGCAGCGAGGACGAGGAGGACGACGAGGAGCAcgaaggcggcggcggcggcggcggcaggagTCGGGCGGGCGGCGAGGCGACGGCGGCGGCCAAGGGGCATCCGTGCCTCCGGTGCCCTCAGCCGccgcaggagcagcagcagctcaaCGGATTGATCAGCCCCGAACTGCGGCACCTCCGGGCGGCCGCCTCGCTCAAGAGCAAGGTTTTCAACGCGGCCGAGGCGGCCACGACCACGGCCACCCCCGACGGGGGCCCCAGAGCGACTGCCACAAAAGGAGCCGGGGTCCGCTCGGGCGAGAGCCCCCCGCGCTGCCTCCCCAGCCACGCCAGAACTGCGCTCCCGGGCCCCGCGGAGGCCGCGGCGGCCCGCAATGGACTGGCGGAGGGCGccgagcaggagcaggaggaggaggaggacgagcaGGTGCGGCTGCTGTCTTCCTCCCTGACCGCCGGCTGCAGTTTGAGGAGCCCCTCCAGCCGGGAGGCGGAGCCCGGGGAGGATCGGACGATACGTTATGTCCGATATGAATCCGAGCTGCAAATGCCCGATATCATGAGACTGATCACCAAAGATCTGTCCGAACCCTACTCCATTTATACCTATAGATATTTTATCCACAACTGGCCACAGCTGTGTTTCTTG gCCGTGGTAGGGGAGGAGTGTGTAGGTGCCATCGTTTGCAAGTTGGACATGCACAAAAAGATGTTCCGCAGAGGTTATATAGCCATGTTAGCCGTGGATTCCAAATACAGGAGAAATGGCATTG ATCTATATTCTAGGTACTAA